The following proteins are encoded in a genomic region of Canis lupus familiaris isolate Mischka breed German Shepherd chromosome 6, alternate assembly UU_Cfam_GSD_1.0, whole genome shotgun sequence:
- the CCDC78 gene encoding coiled-coil domain-containing protein 78 isoform X4 produces the protein MRSRVRPAVPGIRAEVPACTSRMRKRTRTGWGCTGNEPRGRLPGHPTAPAALAGGGDQQRPWQRKPVWRQRARRRGGPPLGWPQFLLPMERAAATRPGPSPGAAENGMGVPPQVLPQAEDWTASLKTELPSDLELSEEQRLQISKELVDLQITTLQLREQHEAEVFELKNEVLRLESRVLELELQLHGARTDLGHCQELAPGLQHKAPEQGHSTHHRPQVALSAWRGRLGGSPAGAQQRHSEVGTGILVQAQPEDFPAPEHQQQKLGDGVGAQPRGLGLCPDLPQPMVVLGSARIPEPGVSASQPWRTPQLQGEWKRVLEQHKAQKQVLEARVADLGWRLQGARAESRTAGQRLAAQAMGYPRRPQVLSACQGQLRQAEVENAQLQLQLKKLNEEYAFQLQRCAQAVAEYTNRAGQVPAAAALRTFLETTLEDIRAAHRSREQQLARAARAYRKRLADLSRRHQELLAAHSVQQVLAGPSGAHGTPKATFEAATSDLESLHLAPALGHPGEDQARLQTELQKLQAQKGPREASQGGSTLEPQAQEAASWAQIHQKLQDFSRGTQLTPSPMPGRAGTRAGTATSTGHDGRGATF, from the exons ATGCGCTCCCGGGTCCGCCCAGCGGTACCCGGGATAAGGGCGGAGGTGCCGGCGTGCACCTCCCGGATGAGAAAACGAACCCGGACAGGATGGGGCTGCACAGGGAATGAGCCGAGAGGCCGCCTCCCTGGCCACCCAACTGCCCCGGCTGCCCTCGCGGGTGGGGGAGACCAACAGAGGCCTTGGCAACGCAAGCCAGTGTGGCGGCAACGGGCCCGGAGGCGAGGCGGCCCGCCCTTGGGGTGGCCACAGTTCCTTCTGCCCATGGAGCGCGCTGCAGCCACCAGGCCGGGGCCCTCACCCGGGGCCGCTGAGAAT GGCATGGGGGTGCCTCCCCAGGTTCTGCCCCAAGCCGAGGACTGGACAGCCAGCCTCAAGACAGAGCTTCCCTCAGATCTAGAGCTGAGTGAGGAGCAGCGACTGCAG ATCTCCAAGGAGTTGGTCGACCTGCAGATCACAACTCTTCAGCTGCGGGAGCAGCATGAGGCCGAAGTCTTTGAGCTGAAGAATGAG GTCCTACGGCTGGAGAGCCGggtgctggagctggagctgcagCTGCATGGAGCTCGTACTGACCTGGGGCACTGCCAGGAGCTGGCACCGGGGCTGCAGCACAAGGCCCCAGAGCAGGGACACTCCACTCACCACAGGCCCCAGGTCGCCTTGAGTGCATGGAGGGGCCGGCTGGGTGGGAGCCCAGCAGGGGCCCAGCAGAGGCACAGCGAGGTCGGGACTGGCATTCTCGTACAGGCACAGCCTGAGGACTTCCCAGCCCCCGAGCATCAACAGCAGAAGCTGGGGGACGGTGTGGGTGCGCAGCCTCGTGGCTTGGGGCTCTGTCCAGATCTCCCCCAGCCCATGGTGGTGTTGGGCAGTGCCAGGATCCCAGAGCCTGGGGTCTCCGCCAGCCAGCCCTGGCGCACCCCGCAGCTGCAGGGAGAATGGAAGCGAGTGCTGGAGCAGCACAAGGCCCAGAAGCAGGTGCTGGAGGCCCGTGT AGCGGACCTGGGCTGGCGGCTGCAGGGGGCGCGAGCAGAGTCCAGGACAGCTGGGCAGCGACTAGCTGCACAAGCCATG GGCTACCCCCGCCGCCCCCAGGTGTTGTCTGCCTGCCAAGGTCAGCTCCGCCAGGCCGAGGTGGAGAACGCCCAGCTGCAGCTGCAGCTCAAGAAGCTGAACGAGGAGTATGCCTTCCAGCTGCAGCGATGTGCCCAAGCTGTGGCC GAGTACACCAACCGGGCGGGCCAGGTGCCCGCAGCCGCAGCCCTTCGCACGTTCCTGGAGACCACTCTGGAGGACATCCGGGCAGCGCACCGCAGCCGTGAGCAGCAGTTGGCCCGGGCTGCTCGTGCCTACCGCAAGCGCCTGGCAGATCTAAGCCGTAGGCACCAGGAGCTGCTGGCTGCCCACAG TGTGCAGCAGGTGCTGGCAGGCCCCAGTGGGGCACACGGGACCCCCAAAGCTACCTTTGAGGCAGCCACCTCCGACCTGGAGTCTCTGCACCTGGCTCCCGCACTTGGTCACCCAGGAGAAGACCAGGCCAGGCTGCAGACCGAGCTCCAGAAGCTCCAGGCCCAG AAGGGGCCCAGGGAAGCCTCCCAGGGGGGCAGCACGCTAGAGCCACA